In one Oncorhynchus nerka isolate Pitt River linkage group LG7, Oner_Uvic_2.0, whole genome shotgun sequence genomic region, the following are encoded:
- the LOC115131416 gene encoding transmembrane protein 106B-like isoform X2, translating into MSVELVQFVSVVEFCYVHTNIYMLSFLKIPLLTVRGLFFFLLCVFVSNMTNKCQPVTSDPPAVTMGKALSLLPKQTCHEDSQDSLTTTQEDDGKREDVSQFPYVEFTGRDSVTCPSCQGTGRIPRGQENQLVALIPYSDQRLRPRRTKLYVMSSVVVCLLLSGLAVFFLFPRTIDVSYVGVKSIFVTYDEDKRIVYLNVTNTLNITNNNYYSVEVSNVTAQVQFSKTVIGKSRINNITAISPLGMEQVDYMVPTILADDMSYMYDYCSLQTIKVHNIVVMMQVTVTTMYFGHMEQVTQEMYQYVDCGGNTTTLRGAQPKLVN; encoded by the exons atgtctgtggaacttgttcagtttgtctcagtagTTGAattttgttatgttcatacaaatatttacatgttaagttttctgaaaataccactgttgacagtgagaggacttttcttttttttgctgtgtgtgtttgtctcaaaCATGACAAACAAATGCCAACCGGTAACCTCTGACCCTCCAGCTGTCACCATGGGGAAAGCCCTCTCCCTCCTGCCCAAGCAGACATGCCATGAAGACTCCCAGGACAGCCTGACCACCACCCAGGAGGAcgatgggaagagagaggatgtgtcCCAGTTCCCCTACGTAGAGTTCACAGGCCGCGACAGCGTCACATGTCCCAGCTGCCAGGGCACTGGGAGGATACCTAGAG GCCAAGAGAACCAGCTTGTAGCATTGATCCCATACAGTGACCAGAGACTCAGGCCCAGGAGAAC AAAGCTGTATGTGATGTCCTCGGTGGTTGTGTGTCTGCTGCTGTCCGGCCTGGCTGTCTTCTTCCTGTTCCCTCGTACCATAGACGTCTCCTACGTGGGCGTCAAGTCGATCTTCGTCACCTATGACGAGGACAAGAGGATTGTCTATCTCAATGTGACG AACACTCTGAACATCACCAATAACAACTACTACAGTGTAGAGGTGTCCAACGTCACAGCCCAGGTCCAGTTCTCCAAGACAGTGATTGGGAAGTCCCGCATCAATAACATCACTGCTATCAGTCCTCTGGGCATGGAGCAG GTTGACTACATGGTTCCCACCATTCTAGCAGATGATATGAGCTACATGTA TGATTACTGTAGCCTGCAGACCATAAAGGTGCACAACATCGTTGTCATGATGCA GGTGACGGTGACGACGATGTACTTTGGCCACATGGAGCAGGTCACGCAGGAGATGTACCAGTATGTAGACTGTGGAGGTAACACCACCACTCTGAGGGGGGCGCAGCCCAAG CTGGTCAATTGA
- the LOC115131416 gene encoding transmembrane protein 106B-like isoform X3, whose amino-acid sequence MGKALSLLPKQTCHEDSQDSLTTTQEDDGKREDVSQFPYVEFTGRDSVTCPSCQGTGRIPRGQENQLVALIPYSDQRLRPRRTKLYVMSSVVVCLLLSGLAVFFLFPRTIDVSYVGVKSIFVTYDEDKRIVYLNVTNTLNITNNNYYSVEVSNVTAQVQFSKTVIGKSRINNITAISPLGMEQVDYMVPTILADDMSYMYDYCSLQTIKVHNIVVMMQVTVTTMYFGHMEQVTQEMYQYVDCGGNTTTLRGAQPKVSNAPIPPE is encoded by the exons ATGGGGAAAGCCCTCTCCCTCCTGCCCAAGCAGACATGCCATGAAGACTCCCAGGACAGCCTGACCACCACCCAGGAGGAcgatgggaagagagaggatgtgtcCCAGTTCCCCTACGTAGAGTTCACAGGCCGCGACAGCGTCACATGTCCCAGCTGCCAGGGCACTGGGAGGATACCTAGAG GCCAAGAGAACCAGCTTGTAGCATTGATCCCATACAGTGACCAGAGACTCAGGCCCAGGAGAAC AAAGCTGTATGTGATGTCCTCGGTGGTTGTGTGTCTGCTGCTGTCCGGCCTGGCTGTCTTCTTCCTGTTCCCTCGTACCATAGACGTCTCCTACGTGGGCGTCAAGTCGATCTTCGTCACCTATGACGAGGACAAGAGGATTGTCTATCTCAATGTGACG AACACTCTGAACATCACCAATAACAACTACTACAGTGTAGAGGTGTCCAACGTCACAGCCCAGGTCCAGTTCTCCAAGACAGTGATTGGGAAGTCCCGCATCAATAACATCACTGCTATCAGTCCTCTGGGCATGGAGCAG GTTGACTACATGGTTCCCACCATTCTAGCAGATGATATGAGCTACATGTA TGATTACTGTAGCCTGCAGACCATAAAGGTGCACAACATCGTTGTCATGATGCA GGTGACGGTGACGACGATGTACTTTGGCCACATGGAGCAGGTCACGCAGGAGATGTACCAGTATGTAGACTGTGGAGGTAACACCACCACTCTGAGGGGGGCGCAGCCCAAGGTGTCTAATGCCCCAATACCCCCAGAGTAA
- the LOC115131416 gene encoding transmembrane protein 106B-like isoform X1, which produces MSVELVQFVSVVEFCYVHTNIYMLSFLKIPLLTVRGLFFFLLCVFVSNMTNKCQPVTSDPPAVTMGKALSLLPKQTCHEDSQDSLTTTQEDDGKREDVSQFPYVEFTGRDSVTCPSCQGTGRIPRGQENQLVALIPYSDQRLRPRRTKLYVMSSVVVCLLLSGLAVFFLFPRTIDVSYVGVKSIFVTYDEDKRIVYLNVTNTLNITNNNYYSVEVSNVTAQVQFSKTVIGKSRINNITAISPLGMEQVDYMVPTILADDMSYMYDYCSLQTIKVHNIVVMMQVTVTTMYFGHMEQVTQEMYQYVDCGGNTTTLRGAQPKVSNAPIPPE; this is translated from the exons atgtctgtggaacttgttcagtttgtctcagtagTTGAattttgttatgttcatacaaatatttacatgttaagttttctgaaaataccactgttgacagtgagaggacttttcttttttttgctgtgtgtgtttgtctcaaaCATGACAAACAAATGCCAACCGGTAACCTCTGACCCTCCAGCTGTCACCATGGGGAAAGCCCTCTCCCTCCTGCCCAAGCAGACATGCCATGAAGACTCCCAGGACAGCCTGACCACCACCCAGGAGGAcgatgggaagagagaggatgtgtcCCAGTTCCCCTACGTAGAGTTCACAGGCCGCGACAGCGTCACATGTCCCAGCTGCCAGGGCACTGGGAGGATACCTAGAG GCCAAGAGAACCAGCTTGTAGCATTGATCCCATACAGTGACCAGAGACTCAGGCCCAGGAGAAC AAAGCTGTATGTGATGTCCTCGGTGGTTGTGTGTCTGCTGCTGTCCGGCCTGGCTGTCTTCTTCCTGTTCCCTCGTACCATAGACGTCTCCTACGTGGGCGTCAAGTCGATCTTCGTCACCTATGACGAGGACAAGAGGATTGTCTATCTCAATGTGACG AACACTCTGAACATCACCAATAACAACTACTACAGTGTAGAGGTGTCCAACGTCACAGCCCAGGTCCAGTTCTCCAAGACAGTGATTGGGAAGTCCCGCATCAATAACATCACTGCTATCAGTCCTCTGGGCATGGAGCAG GTTGACTACATGGTTCCCACCATTCTAGCAGATGATATGAGCTACATGTA TGATTACTGTAGCCTGCAGACCATAAAGGTGCACAACATCGTTGTCATGATGCA GGTGACGGTGACGACGATGTACTTTGGCCACATGGAGCAGGTCACGCAGGAGATGTACCAGTATGTAGACTGTGGAGGTAACACCACCACTCTGAGGGGGGCGCAGCCCAAGGTGTCTAATGCCCCAATACCCCCAGAGTAA